The following proteins are encoded in a genomic region of Flexivirga oryzae:
- the dnaN gene encoding DNA polymerase III subunit beta: MKLIVERDVLAEAVTWAVRGLSTRPPVPVLAGVLLDASNEGLTLSAFDYEVSAKVTVDAQVDEPGQVLVLGRLLAEISRSLPNKPVTITADEHKVELTCGSSRFSLQQMPTADYPTLPTSPDPTGAIAGDVFTEAVSQVAIAADRSDTLPILTGVRLQIEGDKLSLLATDRYRLALRELTWNPTDADAEQTALIPARTLLDTAKALGASGAVQVALGNAAGGDGLVGFEAGQRRATTRLLDGEYPKVSSIFPSSVDSVAVIDTAALTEAVKRVSLVAERNTPVRLRFSEGQVAIEAGQGDDAQASEAVESTLTGPEIEIAFNPQFLLDGLGALGTKFARMSFTQPKSPAVLSGQAEADGDADESYRYVLMPVRFAS; the protein is encoded by the coding sequence GTGAAGCTCATCGTCGAACGCGATGTCCTGGCCGAGGCCGTGACCTGGGCCGTGCGTGGCCTGTCCACCAGGCCCCCGGTGCCGGTGCTGGCCGGTGTGCTGCTCGATGCGAGCAACGAGGGTCTGACCCTCAGCGCGTTCGACTACGAGGTGTCCGCGAAGGTCACCGTCGACGCGCAGGTCGACGAGCCGGGCCAGGTGCTGGTCCTCGGCCGGCTGCTGGCCGAGATCTCCCGCTCGCTGCCGAACAAACCGGTGACGATCACCGCCGACGAGCACAAGGTCGAGCTCACCTGCGGGTCCAGCCGCTTCTCGCTGCAGCAGATGCCGACCGCCGACTACCCCACGCTGCCGACCTCTCCCGACCCGACCGGTGCGATCGCCGGCGACGTCTTCACCGAGGCGGTGTCCCAGGTCGCGATCGCCGCCGACCGCAGCGACACCCTGCCGATCCTCACCGGCGTCCGCCTGCAGATCGAGGGCGACAAGCTCAGCCTGCTCGCCACCGACCGTTACCGGCTCGCGCTGCGCGAACTCACCTGGAACCCCACGGACGCCGACGCGGAACAGACCGCGCTGATCCCCGCCCGGACCCTGCTGGACACCGCCAAGGCGCTCGGCGCGTCCGGTGCTGTGCAGGTGGCCCTCGGCAACGCGGCCGGCGGCGACGGCCTGGTCGGCTTCGAGGCGGGGCAGCGCCGCGCCACGACCCGGCTGCTGGACGGTGAGTACCCCAAGGTGTCCTCGATCTTCCCCAGCAGCGTCGACTCGGTCGCCGTCATCGACACCGCCGCGCTCACCGAGGCGGTCAAGCGCGTGTCGCTGGTCGCCGAACGCAACACTCCTGTGCGGCTTCGGTTCTCGGAGGGTCAGGTCGCGATCGAGGCCGGCCAGGGGGACGACGCACAGGCCTCCGAGGCCGTCGAGTCCACCCTCACCGGGCCGGAGATCGAGATCGCGTTCAACCCGCAGTTCCTGCTGGACGGGCTCGGCGCGCTCGGCACGAAGTTCGCGCGGATGTCGTTCACCCAGCCCAAGAGCCCCGCGGTGCTGTCCGGGCAGGCCGAGGCGGACGGCGACGCCGACGAGTCCTACCGCTACGTCCTGATGCCCGTCCGCTTCGCGAGTTGA
- a CDS encoding AMP-binding protein — protein MSGLDVPLTPLRFLARTAEAYPDKTGVVDGPRRFTWREVADRTQQFARALRAAGLQPGERVVSLASNSAEQVMAHFAVPLAGGVLVATNTRLSPPEIAYILEHSEARIVLTDPDVADAAGQVLAGSGAQLVLLPAEDGSAGDPPDGFRTFDDLLSGGSAGDDLPWTVDDETSTITINYTSGTTGRPKGVMYTHRGAYLNALGQAQHQGFDADTHYLWTLPMFHCNGWCSAWGVTAAGGTHVCLRAVRGPALWGLIDGEGITHLAGAPTVLSIMGDAAEAHPLETPIRVVTAGAPPNPATLERFHELGAQITHVYGLTETYGPYTICEWQDAWDELSPRELADKLSLQGIGSSVAERARIVTSSGEDGSELTDVPADGVSLGEIVMRGNTVMKGYFKDEASTAESFAGGWFHSGDLGVQHPNWYIQVVDRSKDVIISGGENIASIEVEQALQRHPAVVDAAVIGVPDERWGEVPKAYVVLRQDAQATEAELIDHVKTLLARYKAPKSVDIRPSLPKTATGKIRKNELKEEATS, from the coding sequence ATGTCCGGACTGGATGTTCCTCTCACCCCGCTGCGTTTTCTGGCCCGCACCGCCGAGGCCTACCCGGACAAGACCGGGGTCGTGGACGGCCCGCGCCGGTTCACCTGGCGTGAGGTCGCGGACCGGACCCAGCAGTTCGCGCGGGCCCTGCGGGCGGCCGGGCTGCAACCCGGCGAGCGGGTGGTCAGCCTGGCCTCGAACAGTGCCGAACAGGTGATGGCGCACTTCGCGGTGCCGCTCGCCGGCGGTGTGCTGGTCGCGACCAACACCCGGCTGTCCCCGCCGGAGATCGCCTACATCCTGGAGCACTCCGAGGCGCGGATCGTCCTCACCGACCCGGACGTGGCCGACGCCGCCGGGCAGGTGCTCGCCGGCAGCGGTGCGCAGCTGGTGCTGTTGCCCGCCGAGGACGGGTCGGCGGGTGACCCGCCCGACGGCTTCCGCACCTTCGACGACCTGCTGTCCGGCGGCAGCGCCGGCGACGACCTGCCCTGGACGGTCGACGACGAGACGTCGACGATCACCATCAACTACACCTCGGGCACCACGGGCCGACCCAAAGGTGTGATGTACACCCACCGCGGCGCCTACCTCAACGCGCTGGGTCAGGCCCAGCACCAGGGCTTCGACGCCGACACCCACTACCTGTGGACGCTGCCGATGTTCCACTGCAACGGCTGGTGCAGCGCCTGGGGTGTCACCGCCGCGGGCGGCACGCACGTCTGCCTGCGCGCGGTGCGTGGCCCGGCGCTGTGGGGGCTGATCGACGGCGAGGGCATCACCCATCTGGCGGGCGCGCCGACGGTGCTGTCGATCATGGGCGACGCCGCCGAGGCGCACCCGCTGGAGACGCCGATCCGGGTGGTGACCGCGGGCGCCCCGCCGAACCCCGCGACGCTGGAGCGATTCCACGAGCTCGGTGCGCAGATCACCCACGTCTACGGGCTCACCGAGACCTACGGCCCCTACACGATCTGCGAGTGGCAGGACGCGTGGGACGAACTGAGCCCTCGCGAGCTCGCCGACAAGCTGTCCCTGCAGGGGATCGGTTCGTCGGTCGCCGAGCGCGCCCGCATCGTCACCTCCTCCGGCGAGGACGGCTCCGAGCTCACCGACGTGCCCGCCGACGGTGTGTCGCTCGGTGAGATCGTGATGCGCGGCAACACCGTGATGAAGGGCTACTTCAAGGACGAGGCGAGCACCGCCGAGTCGTTCGCGGGCGGCTGGTTCCACTCCGGTGACCTGGGCGTGCAGCACCCGAACTGGTACATCCAGGTCGTCGACCGCAGCAAGGACGTCATCATCTCCGGCGGCGAGAACATCGCCTCGATCGAGGTCGAGCAGGCCCTGCAGCGGCATCCGGCGGTGGTGGACGCCGCGGTGATCGGCGTTCCCGACGAGCGATGGGGCGAGGTACCCAAGGCGTATGTCGTGCTCCGCCAGGACGCGCAGGCGACCGAGGCCGAACTCATCGACCACGTGAAGACGCTGCTGGCCCGCTACAAGGCGCCCAAATCGGTCGACATCCGCCCGTCGCTGCCGAAGACCGCGACCGGCAAGATCCGCAAGAACGAGCTCAAGGAAGAGGCCACCTCATGA
- a CDS encoding alpha/beta hydrolase-fold protein, with product MTAVAVVSTWVNSHFGLYASWSDLLGTDNSGALVMAGPPPRTATFTRSINGTVSTYFRGPQSRLAGEVYVWTPPQYAEKAYHKTHFPVIELLHGSPGEPRDWLTRGGMPGAIAHLMASHRLTPAVVVIPEITPGGVDTDCSNTPAVRGATWLSKDVPGLIRHHFRVLSAPRAWALIGISTGGFCAIKLPMQFPKVFGIGAGMDSDPFAGDPTVLKRTALRTANAPLTLARSRPPVTLFAATSAQDSWSPPSNITALARAIRPPTTLAPGYVLQQGGHNWRTWARMEPALFTWLNSVLEKAH from the coding sequence GTGACCGCCGTTGCAGTGGTGAGCACGTGGGTGAACAGCCACTTCGGGCTGTACGCATCGTGGTCCGACCTGCTGGGCACGGACAACTCGGGAGCACTGGTGATGGCCGGGCCACCACCTCGGACCGCGACGTTCACCCGATCCATCAATGGCACGGTGAGCACGTATTTCCGCGGTCCTCAGTCTCGTCTAGCCGGCGAGGTCTACGTGTGGACACCACCGCAGTATGCCGAAAAGGCCTACCACAAAACGCATTTCCCGGTGATCGAGTTGCTCCACGGATCTCCGGGTGAGCCGCGGGACTGGCTCACCCGGGGCGGTATGCCGGGAGCGATCGCCCACCTGATGGCCTCCCATCGGCTCACGCCAGCGGTCGTCGTCATACCCGAGATCACGCCGGGAGGCGTCGACACCGACTGCTCGAACACACCCGCCGTGCGCGGCGCGACCTGGCTCAGTAAGGACGTGCCGGGGCTGATCCGGCACCACTTCCGCGTTCTCTCCGCACCGCGGGCCTGGGCACTGATCGGGATCTCGACCGGTGGGTTCTGCGCGATCAAGCTGCCGATGCAGTTCCCGAAGGTCTTCGGCATCGGCGCCGGCATGGACTCCGATCCGTTCGCCGGTGACCCGACCGTGCTGAAGCGCACCGCCCTGCGGACCGCCAACGCTCCGCTCACGCTTGCCCGCTCCCGCCCTCCGGTGACACTGTTCGCCGCCACCAGCGCGCAGGACAGCTGGAGTCCGCCGTCCAACATCACCGCACTCGCTCGCGCGATCCGCCCGCCCACCACGCTCGCGCCGGGATACGTGCTCCAGCAGGGTGGACACAACTGGCGCACCTGGGCCCGGATGGAGCCGGCACTGTTCACCTGGCTGAACTCGGTGCTGGAGAAGGCGCACTGA
- a CDS encoding DUF5682 family protein, whose protein sequence is MAAPSSARLEVLGVRHHGPGSARAVGRALDELRPDLVVIEGVPELDQTLPFAASPELRPPVAGLVYAVDRPRNAIFYPLAVFSPEWVAMRWALAAGVDVCFADLPAIHELAPPDETDSDTAEPTDQAGPTTPATPPDPIGLLAEAAGYDDPERWWEDAIEHRSESGLEQFRLVSEAMSATREQDTRPDSDPDVLWNARREAAMRRRVRAAIKAGKERIAFVCGAFHAPMLQLDSFPAAAADNRLLAKLPRTKVAATWAPWTAGRLAVESGYGAGVTSPGWYQHLFLHWDSGDEDVASSWLVRVARELREQGIDASTASVVESARLATTLATLRGRPSVGLSELNDAAEAVLCSGSPVPLRLVHDNLVVGNDLGTVPDGAPMVPLAADLARQQRSTRLKPSAVAKTVDLDLRRDAGRARSVLLHRLRLLQIDWGTEIDARGTGTFRESWELEWRPELAVQVVEASLHGTTVAAAADSRVREIARESDDLTRITALVSDAMVADLPEALDAVVAALEAGTARQHDAGVLLGTIGPLARTRRYGNVRGVDVRRLDAVLHTIVTRASIALPGASHGLDDDAAAALRSLVELAAEGIALLDVDALNRPWRAALHSVARGAALHGSLAGRVNRMLLDAQEIDLAEATLRLSRQLSVGAHAAESAAWLDGFLAGDAALLIYDRNLLAIIDGWISTIRQSTFDDLLPLVHRTFSRFEATDRQQMGELIARLGEPGSDRAGTTYELEQALPAIHHAAELLGLEVTR, encoded by the coding sequence CGTGGGCCGCGCCCTGGACGAGCTGCGGCCGGACCTGGTCGTCATCGAGGGCGTCCCGGAGCTGGACCAGACCCTGCCGTTCGCGGCGTCACCCGAGTTGCGCCCGCCGGTGGCCGGGCTGGTGTATGCCGTGGACCGGCCGCGCAATGCGATCTTCTACCCGCTCGCGGTGTTCTCTCCGGAGTGGGTCGCGATGCGGTGGGCACTGGCCGCCGGTGTCGACGTGTGCTTCGCGGACCTGCCCGCCATACACGAGCTGGCACCACCGGACGAAACCGACTCCGACACAGCAGAACCCACGGATCAGGCCGGCCCGACAACGCCCGCCACACCACCCGACCCGATCGGCCTGCTGGCCGAAGCGGCCGGTTACGACGACCCGGAACGCTGGTGGGAGGACGCGATCGAGCACCGGTCCGAATCCGGACTGGAGCAGTTCCGGCTGGTGAGCGAGGCGATGTCCGCCACCCGCGAGCAGGACACCCGTCCCGACTCGGACCCCGACGTGCTGTGGAACGCCCGCCGGGAGGCGGCCATGCGGCGCCGCGTCCGCGCGGCGATCAAGGCCGGTAAGGAGCGGATCGCCTTCGTGTGCGGAGCTTTTCATGCGCCGATGCTCCAGCTGGACTCGTTCCCCGCCGCGGCAGCGGACAACCGGCTGCTCGCCAAGCTGCCGCGGACGAAGGTGGCCGCGACCTGGGCACCGTGGACCGCCGGTCGGCTCGCTGTCGAGAGCGGGTACGGCGCGGGTGTCACCTCGCCCGGCTGGTACCAGCACCTCTTCCTGCACTGGGACAGCGGTGACGAGGACGTCGCGTCGTCCTGGCTGGTGCGGGTCGCACGCGAACTGCGAGAGCAGGGCATCGACGCGTCGACGGCCTCGGTGGTGGAAAGCGCCCGACTGGCAACGACTTTGGCGACCCTGCGCGGACGCCCGTCGGTCGGTTTGAGCGAACTGAACGACGCCGCCGAGGCCGTGTTGTGCTCCGGGTCGCCCGTCCCGCTACGACTCGTCCACGACAACCTGGTCGTCGGCAACGACCTCGGCACGGTGCCCGACGGCGCACCGATGGTGCCGCTCGCGGCCGACCTGGCGCGACAGCAGCGCAGCACCCGGCTGAAGCCGAGCGCCGTCGCCAAGACGGTGGACCTGGACCTGCGCCGCGACGCCGGCCGGGCGCGCTCGGTGCTGCTGCACCGGTTGCGGCTGCTGCAGATCGACTGGGGCACAGAGATCGATGCGCGCGGCACGGGCACGTTCCGGGAGTCCTGGGAGCTGGAGTGGCGGCCGGAGCTGGCCGTGCAGGTAGTGGAGGCGAGCCTGCACGGGACCACCGTCGCCGCGGCCGCGGACTCCCGGGTGCGTGAGATCGCCCGGGAGAGCGACGATCTCACCCGGATCACGGCTCTGGTGTCGGACGCGATGGTCGCGGACCTGCCGGAAGCGCTGGACGCCGTCGTCGCGGCCCTCGAGGCCGGCACGGCGCGCCAGCACGACGCGGGCGTCCTGCTCGGCACCATCGGTCCGCTGGCGCGCACCCGCCGCTACGGCAACGTCAGGGGCGTCGATGTGCGCCGGCTCGACGCGGTTCTGCACACCATCGTGACCCGTGCGTCCATCGCCCTGCCGGGCGCGAGTCACGGTCTGGACGACGACGCCGCTGCCGCACTGCGGTCCTTGGTGGAGCTCGCTGCCGAGGGCATCGCGTTACTCGACGTCGACGCCCTCAACCGGCCGTGGCGCGCCGCGCTGCATTCGGTGGCCCGGGGTGCCGCCCTCCACGGTTCGTTGGCCGGACGAGTCAACCGGATGCTGCTGGACGCTCAGGAGATCGACCTCGCGGAGGCCACCCTGCGCCTGTCCCGGCAGCTGTCGGTCGGTGCGCACGCGGCGGAGTCGGCAGCCTGGCTGGACGGCTTCCTGGCCGGCGATGCCGCCCTGCTCATCTACGACCGCAACCTGCTGGCGATCATCGACGGGTGGATCTCCACCATCCGGCAATCCACCTTCGACGACCTGCTGCCCCTGGTCCACCGGACCTTCTCCCGTTTCGAGGCGACCGACCGGCAACAGATGGGTGAGCTGATCGCGCGGTTGGGCGAACCCGGAAGTGACCGGGCCGGAACGACATACGAACTCGAGCAGGCGTTGCCCGCCATCCATCACGCAGCGGAACTGCTCGGCCTGGAGGTGACCCGATGA
- the gnd gene encoding phosphogluconate dehydrogenase (NAD(+)-dependent, decarboxylating): protein MDERRGMQLGLIGLGKMGGNMRDRLEAAGHDVVGYDTNPEVSDVKDLKELVDKLAAPRNVWVMVPAGKVTQSVIDELKGLLEKGDLVIDGGNSKFTDDGKHEKELAEKGIEFVDCGVSGGVWGKDNGYGLMAGGSAANIERLMPIFDALRPEGPRDEGFVHAGDVGAGHYVKMVHNGIEYGMMQAYAEGYELLEAKEIVKNVPAAFKAWTRGTVVRSWLQELTADALEKDPGLKDIEGFVNDSGEGRWTVQEGVEYGVPMPVISASLFQRFFSRQGTESPAMKAVAAMRNEFGGHAVTKKGEKGVVTDH, encoded by the coding sequence ATCGACGAAAGGCGTGGCATGCAACTCGGTTTGATCGGCCTGGGCAAGATGGGCGGCAACATGCGCGACCGCCTGGAGGCGGCCGGGCACGACGTGGTCGGCTACGACACCAACCCCGAGGTCTCGGACGTCAAGGACCTGAAGGAACTGGTCGACAAACTGGCTGCGCCGCGCAACGTCTGGGTCATGGTGCCCGCCGGCAAGGTCACCCAGTCGGTCATCGACGAGCTGAAGGGGCTGCTGGAGAAGGGCGACCTGGTCATCGACGGTGGCAACAGCAAGTTCACCGACGACGGTAAGCACGAGAAGGAACTCGCCGAGAAGGGCATCGAGTTCGTCGACTGCGGCGTCTCCGGCGGCGTGTGGGGCAAGGACAACGGCTACGGCCTGATGGCCGGTGGCAGTGCCGCGAACATCGAGCGGCTCATGCCGATCTTCGACGCGTTGCGCCCGGAGGGCCCGCGCGACGAGGGGTTCGTGCACGCCGGCGACGTCGGTGCCGGGCACTACGTGAAGATGGTCCACAACGGGATCGAGTACGGCATGATGCAGGCGTATGCCGAGGGCTACGAGCTGCTGGAGGCCAAGGAGATCGTCAAGAACGTCCCCGCCGCCTTCAAGGCGTGGACCCGCGGCACCGTCGTCCGGTCCTGGCTGCAGGAGCTCACCGCGGACGCGCTGGAGAAGGACCCGGGGCTGAAGGACATCGAGGGCTTCGTCAACGACTCCGGCGAAGGCCGCTGGACCGTGCAGGAGGGTGTCGAGTACGGCGTGCCGATGCCGGTGATCTCCGCCTCGCTGTTCCAGCGGTTCTTCTCGCGCCAGGGCACCGAGTCCCCTGCGATGAAGGCCGTCGCCGCCATGCGCAACGAGTTCGGCGGGCACGCCGTCACCAAGAAGGGTGAGAAGGGCGTGGTCACCGACCACTGA
- a CDS encoding helix-turn-helix domain-containing protein — protein sequence MSAKDPIDDLPSSLGELIRKQRQLAELPMRQLASMVGISNPYLSQIENGLRAPSEQVLDNIARSLGLSPEDLRLEEDEETESDLRAAMKADRSLTAAQRRALVEVYDAMVAANRARTEG from the coding sequence GTGTCCGCGAAAGATCCGATCGACGACCTCCCGTCCAGTCTCGGCGAGCTGATCCGCAAGCAGCGGCAGTTGGCCGAGTTGCCGATGCGCCAACTGGCCAGCATGGTCGGCATCTCGAACCCCTACCTCTCGCAGATCGAGAACGGCCTGCGGGCACCGAGCGAGCAGGTGCTGGACAACATCGCCCGCTCCCTCGGGCTGTCCCCGGAGGATCTGCGACTCGAGGAGGACGAGGAGACCGAGTCCGACCTGCGTGCGGCGATGAAGGCGGACCGGTCCCTGACCGCCGCGCAGCGCCGCGCGCTGGTCGAGGTGTATGACGCGATGGTCGCCGCCAACCGGGCCAGGACCGAGGGCTGA
- a CDS encoding alpha/beta fold hydrolase — protein MTSYDATDLTTLLELESWVAHDVGADGAVLAGNDASGTMQLVRIGPDGSRTRLTALAGRCLGRWVPGTRSVVIMHDSGGDENWQLSLLDLDGPLPATDEDLSPLVHDARFVHTLEDVTEEHLVYSTNRRDGASWDVVVRDWRTGAEHVVAQDAGYVAQSRVSPDGRRCALVALTTQPAAAQLSVVGDESPGPITPADEPAEHSSPHWLSDDQLIFVSNRDRDFRAIVRAKVDGSDWQTLLADDAHDLHLSAAPDGKTLLVTTNVDGSRRFALHEPDGTLRRAIDLGRDYVSTSVAWAHDGSRVVLGLSACVDPGSIATVDTVSGEVSWMIDGVEQIPPALRQRLVEASCHRVPTSDGEQVPCFVYSPENPTGATVLHIHGGPEAQAERFWNPVIQGLALAGFTVLQPNVRGSDGYGKRWVSLDDVDLRLDSVEDLRALHDWLPTLDLDPDRSALWGGSYGGYMVLAGLATQPDLWAAGVDIVGISSLVTFLENTSDYRRIYREREYGSLEHDRDTLIRCSPITYLDQLRAPLFAIHGANDPRVPLSEAEQIHAALTDRGVPCELRVYDDEGHGLAKRANRLDAYPAAIGFLLDTTDPISGR, from the coding sequence GTGACTTCGTATGACGCGACCGATCTGACGACCCTGCTGGAGCTGGAGAGCTGGGTAGCGCACGACGTCGGCGCCGACGGCGCCGTGCTCGCCGGCAACGACGCCTCGGGCACCATGCAGCTGGTCCGGATCGGCCCGGACGGCTCCCGGACCCGGCTGACCGCGCTGGCCGGGCGGTGCCTCGGTCGCTGGGTGCCAGGCACGAGATCCGTTGTCATCATGCATGATTCAGGTGGTGACGAGAACTGGCAACTGTCCCTGCTCGACCTCGACGGCCCGCTGCCCGCAACCGACGAGGACCTGTCACCGCTGGTGCACGACGCCCGGTTCGTGCACACGCTGGAGGATGTGACGGAGGAGCACCTCGTCTACTCCACCAATCGTCGGGACGGTGCCTCGTGGGACGTCGTGGTCCGCGACTGGCGCACCGGAGCGGAGCACGTGGTCGCGCAGGACGCCGGGTACGTCGCCCAGTCACGCGTGTCACCGGACGGGCGGCGCTGCGCACTCGTCGCACTCACCACGCAGCCGGCCGCAGCTCAGCTGTCCGTCGTCGGCGACGAGTCACCCGGCCCGATCACCCCCGCCGACGAACCCGCCGAACACTCCAGTCCGCACTGGCTTTCCGACGACCAGCTGATCTTCGTCAGCAACCGCGACCGTGACTTCCGTGCCATCGTGCGCGCCAAGGTCGACGGGTCCGACTGGCAGACACTGCTCGCCGACGACGCCCACGATCTGCACCTGTCCGCCGCCCCGGACGGCAAGACCCTGCTGGTCACGACGAACGTCGACGGATCCCGCCGGTTCGCCCTGCACGAACCGGACGGCACCCTACGCAGGGCGATCGATCTGGGCCGCGACTACGTGTCCACCTCCGTGGCCTGGGCCCACGACGGCAGCCGCGTCGTGCTCGGGCTGAGTGCCTGTGTCGATCCCGGCTCGATCGCCACCGTCGACACGGTGTCGGGCGAGGTCTCCTGGATGATCGACGGTGTCGAGCAGATCCCGCCGGCGCTGCGTCAGCGGCTGGTCGAGGCAAGCTGTCACCGGGTGCCGACATCCGACGGCGAGCAGGTCCCCTGCTTCGTCTACTCACCCGAAAATCCCACGGGCGCAACGGTTCTGCATATTCACGGCGGTCCCGAGGCACAGGCCGAACGGTTCTGGAACCCGGTCATCCAGGGCCTCGCCCTGGCAGGCTTCACCGTCCTGCAACCGAACGTGCGCGGCTCCGACGGCTACGGCAAACGCTGGGTGAGCCTGGACGACGTGGACCTGAGGCTCGACTCGGTGGAGGACCTGCGTGCGCTGCACGACTGGCTCCCGACCCTCGACCTCGACCCCGATCGGTCGGCGCTGTGGGGTGGCTCGTACGGCGGCTACATGGTGCTGGCCGGTCTGGCCACCCAGCCGGACCTGTGGGCCGCAGGGGTCGACATCGTCGGCATCTCCTCGCTGGTCACCTTCCTGGAGAACACCTCGGACTATCGGCGCATCTACCGCGAACGCGAGTACGGCAGCCTGGAGCACGACCGGGACACCCTGATCCGGTGCTCGCCGATCACCTATCTGGACCAGTTGCGTGCGCCGCTGTTCGCCATCCACGGAGCCAACGACCCGCGCGTACCGCTGTCCGAGGCCGAGCAGATCCACGCCGCCCTCACGGACAGGGGCGTCCCCTGCGAACTGCGGGTGTATGACGACGAGGGGCACGGGCTGGCCAAGCGCGCCAACCGGCTCGACGCCTACCCCGCGGCGATCGGTTTCCTGCTCGACACGACCGACCCGATCAGTGGTCGGTGA
- a CDS encoding VWA domain-containing protein produces the protein MKNDHVAEEETAEDRMTRWRLVLGEPAEADSALGQVELSPDDQKRSDALATLYGSTRRGRTPNVGRWLGDIRGYFPSSVVQVMQQDAMDRLGLREMLLEPEMMRSVQPDVALVSTLIGLSGAIPEHSKETARQVVREVTDQLQERLAARTVQAVSGALDRSHRTRRPRFRDIDWQRTIAANLRHYLPEHRTIVPERLVGHARRRTQIEREIVLCIDQSGSMAESIVYSSIFGAVLSSLRSVRTHLVVFDTKVVDLTDELADPVDVLFGVQLGGGTDINGALAYCQGLIQRPQDTILVLISDLYEGGIAEEMLRRSASVVGSGATMIALLALSDSGRPSYDAEHAAALAGIGVPSFACTPDLFPDLMAAAIQHEDIGQWASDNELQTTHEPAESSTAV, from the coding sequence ATGAAAAATGACCACGTCGCGGAGGAGGAGACCGCCGAGGACCGGATGACCAGGTGGCGGCTGGTGCTCGGCGAGCCGGCCGAGGCCGACAGCGCCCTCGGCCAGGTCGAGCTGTCGCCGGACGACCAGAAACGCAGTGATGCGCTGGCCACCCTCTACGGGTCGACGCGTCGCGGCCGGACACCCAACGTGGGGCGGTGGCTCGGTGACATCCGCGGCTACTTCCCGTCCTCCGTCGTGCAGGTCATGCAGCAGGACGCGATGGATCGGCTCGGGTTGCGGGAGATGCTGCTGGAGCCGGAGATGATGCGCTCGGTGCAGCCCGACGTCGCCCTGGTCAGCACGCTGATCGGACTGAGCGGCGCCATCCCCGAGCACTCGAAGGAGACCGCCCGCCAGGTGGTGCGGGAGGTCACCGACCAGTTGCAGGAACGGCTGGCAGCACGGACCGTGCAAGCCGTCTCCGGCGCGCTCGACCGGTCCCACCGCACGCGGCGCCCGAGGTTCCGCGACATCGACTGGCAACGCACCATCGCGGCCAACCTGCGGCACTACCTGCCGGAGCACCGCACGATCGTGCCCGAGCGTCTGGTGGGACACGCCCGCCGCCGCACGCAGATCGAGCGGGAGATCGTCCTGTGCATCGACCAGTCCGGGTCGATGGCCGAATCCATCGTCTACTCAAGCATTTTCGGTGCTGTGCTGTCCTCGTTGCGTTCGGTGCGGACCCATCTCGTCGTTTTCGACACCAAGGTCGTCGACCTGACCGACGAGCTGGCCGACCCCGTCGACGTGCTCTTCGGGGTGCAGCTCGGCGGCGGGACGGACATCAACGGCGCCCTCGCCTACTGCCAGGGGCTGATCCAGCGGCCGCAGGACACCATCCTCGTGCTGATCAGCGACCTCTACGAGGGCGGTATCGCCGAGGAGATGCTGCGCCGCTCGGCGTCGGTCGTGGGGTCGGGCGCGACCATGATCGCGCTCCTGGCGTTGAGCGACTCCGGTCGTCCGTCCTACGACGCGGAGCACGCCGCCGCCCTCGCCGGTATCGGGGTGCCGTCGTTCGCCTGCACCCCGGACCTCTTCCCGGATTTGATGGCGGCCGCCATACAGCACGAGGACATCGGGCAGTGGGCCTCGGACAACGAACTGCAGACCACCCACGAACCCGCAGAATCCTCGACCGCCGTCTAG